One window of Cydia pomonella isolate Wapato2018A chromosome 5, ilCydPomo1, whole genome shotgun sequence genomic DNA carries:
- the LOC133518332 gene encoding chymotrypsin-1-like, translating into MASTQSNMSANIVLGTYSMITQFPHSAFLAIHIYTCGASILNQVLLLTAAHCVYEHTNPEEYIAFVGHNTRQKGSQYAVLKFTIHEDYHSKFIWNDIALLRLKKDLNFGRNVARVLLLPDPPYDEMAAVAGWGVTEVGGSFVSNFLKHVSQKVYKRKACVLIGLKRVPRGTICGEHKEKNGHPEEGDSGSALVVRGYIQIGIVSFNRPDVSKTNTVYTDTGYFYQWIKENARKLYCSDQMQ; encoded by the exons ATGGCTTCAACGCAATCAAATATGTCAGCCAACATAGTCCTAGGCACATATTCAATGATCACCCAATTTCCGCATTCGGCATTTCTAGCTATACACATTTATACCTGTGGTGCGTCCATATTGAATCAAGTTCTTCTACTAACTGCAGCACATTGCGTTTATGAACATACAAACCCAGAGGAATATATTGCCTTTGTGGGACACAATACAAGGCAAAAAGGTAGTCAATACGCAGTGTTAAAATTCACTATCCATGAAGATTACCACAGCAAGTTTATTTGGAACGATATAGCTTTATTGAGGTTGAAGAAGGATCTTAATTTTGGAAGGAACGTCGCTAGAGTACTTTTACTGCCGGATCCGCCTTACGATGAGATGGCAGCCGTTGCTGGTTGGGGTGTAACAGAG GTAGGTGGCAGCTTTGTCAGCAATTTCCTCAAGCACGTCAGTCAGAAGGTGTATAAGCGCAAAGCCTGTGTCCTTATTGGCTTAAAACGTGTGCCTCGAGGCACTATCTGTGGAGAGCATAAGGAAAAAAATGGGCACCCAGAGGA ggGTGACTCAGGCAGTGCTTTAGTAGTTCGTGGTTACATTCAGATCGGAATTGTGTCTTTCAATCGACCGGACGTTTCAAAAACTAACACGGTTTACACGGACACGGGTTACTTCTACCAATGGATAAAAGAGAATGCGAGAAAATTGTATTGTAGTGACCAAATGCAATAA